The genomic interval CAGCGCGTGCGCAAACCTCAGGCGCCAGCCCTTCCGGGCCGCCCACCATCAAATTCACCGTGCGCGCATCCAGGCGCCAGCGGTCCAGCTCGGTCGCCAGCTGCTCGGTACTCCAGGGCTTGCCATGGACCTCGAGGGTGACGATGCGTTCCCCAGGCTGAACCTTGCTCAGCATGGCTTCGCCCTCCTGACGGATCAGGCGAGCGACGTCGGCATTCTTGCCACGGGTATTCAGCGGGATTTCCACCAGCTCCAGCGACAGCTCCGGGGGCAGGCGCTTGGCATATTCATGCCAACCGTCCTCGACCCACTTGGGCATGCGCGAGCCGACCGCGATCAGGCGCAGACGCACGACGCTTCCTTATTCCCGGTCTTTGAGCTTGTCGGAGTACTCGTGGGCGTGGTCCGGGCTGTGGTGCTTGCCATCGGCGGCACGGCTTTGCTCGGCACCCTGCCACAGGCGCTCCAGGTCGTAGAACTGGCGGGCAGCGGCGGTCATCATGTGCACGATGACATCGTTCAGGTCCAGCAGCACCCAGTCGCTGTCGCCCTTGCCTTCTTCACCCAGGGGTTGAGCACCCTTGGCCTTGACGGCTTCACGGACCTTTTCGGCCATCGCGTTGATCTGGCGGTTGGACGTACCGGTGGCAATGATCATGTAGTCGGTCAGGCTGTGCTTTTCACGCACGTCGATGACCTGGATATCCTGGGCCTTGACGTCTTCCAGCGCTGCCTTGGTCACTTGGACCAGTTCTTCGCCGTAAATTTTCTGCTTGGTCATATAAAACTCGTTCAACTTGTTGGATGAGGTGCCGGAGCACCGTCAGTTAGGCACACGATACAGTTCGTGTGCCTCGATGTAGGCCAGTACGGCGTCCGGCACCAGGAACCTCACCGATTTGCCGCTGGCCAGCAGCTGTCGGATCTGTGTAGCCGACACCGCAAGCGGTGTCTGCCAGACGAACGAAATATTTCCCGCCGGGCCGGACATGGCGGTGGGATCGCTCTCGGAGCGCGCAGCCAACAGGTTGCGCAGCTCGTCAGGGGGTTCAACGTCGGCATCCGGGCGTTGCAACACCAGGATGTGACAGTGTTGCAGCAGCTCTTCCCAGCGGTGCCAGGCGGGCAGGCCACAAAAGGCATCCCAACCCAACACCAGGAACAGCTGGTCGTCAGCGCCCAGTTCGGCGCGGATCGACTCCAGGGTGTCGATGGTGTACGACGGCTTGTCGCGGGCAAGCTCGCGGGCATCCACGCTCAGGCAGGCAACACCCTGCACGGCGCTGCGCACCATGGCCAGGCGATCTTGCGCGGCCACTTGCGGGGTGTCGCGGTGCGGCGGCCGGGCATTGGGCAACAGGCGCAACTCGTCCAACGCCATCAACTCGGCCACTTCCAGCGCGCTGCGCAGGTGGCCGATGTGAACGGGGTCGAAGGTGCCGCCTAGAATGCCGATGCGCCGGACTGCCTGGGCCTTGCTCAACTCAGCAGGACTCCTGGCCGCG from Pseudomonas kermanshahensis carries:
- the rsfS gene encoding ribosome silencing factor is translated as MTKQKIYGEELVQVTKAALEDVKAQDIQVIDVREKHSLTDYMIIATGTSNRQINAMAEKVREAVKAKGAQPLGEEGKGDSDWVLLDLNDVIVHMMTAAARQFYDLERLWQGAEQSRAADGKHHSPDHAHEYSDKLKDRE
- the nadD gene encoding nicotinate-nucleotide adenylyltransferase; protein product: MSKAQAVRRIGILGGTFDPVHIGHLRSALEVAELMALDELRLLPNARPPHRDTPQVAAQDRLAMVRSAVQGVACLSVDARELARDKPSYTIDTLESIRAELGADDQLFLVLGWDAFCGLPAWHRWEELLQHCHILVLQRPDADVEPPDELRNLLAARSESDPTAMSGPAGNISFVWQTPLAVSATQIRQLLASGKSVRFLVPDAVLAYIEAHELYRVPN
- the rlmH gene encoding 23S rRNA (pseudouridine(1915)-N(3))-methyltransferase RlmH, which gives rise to MRLRLIAVGSRMPKWVEDGWHEYAKRLPPELSLELVEIPLNTRGKNADVARLIRQEGEAMLSKVQPGERIVTLEVHGKPWSTEQLATELDRWRLDARTVNLMVGGPEGLAPEVCARAEQRWSLSPLTLPHPLVRILIGEQIYRAWTVLSGHPYHK